In Elusimicrobiota bacterium, the following are encoded in one genomic region:
- a CDS encoding TonB-dependent receptor translates to MSNRTLVLLDGKTVLNGYFDFAVWEEIPVTLEEIDRIEVVEGAVSALYGANALGGVINIITKSPRQIEGGAVSYGFGGRSTQIGSALYGREKGNWAYKFGAGWRSTNRFEDAGALASQTGKFHAWVGRRLLEDGEWSASGGISEIKTQVTTGNNGTAVGAGPTGFARTDLRVRDSRARFFWNRSRLEARDFAALQSPNMDYDTYDLTLDRVFDLPFAHSLVAGGGYRKNTLRSRIFQPGLLEQDLWALFLEDQWEAGENWTAVASARLDRHPLAPLNFSPRGSLIYSRSSRHVFRFSAGTSFRNPTLLENYLNLVRSDPSTTAPFTTQETTLSGSPNLNSERIALFELSHAGAFERVKTRVAAFHYRLADVIATTPAAVTCGLACFPTLKVNTSFANQGQTKAWGGEAGVEALLARHWKGLANYSYQSLTDDRTALALSAPRHKLNSGLEYGSGGFLFNLRAHWVDKTFWNRNRSGTAVEYAKVPDYLLLNANASYSFRGWEASVGVFNLLNRDHYEILPRQSALLPGQGGEIIRSLWTAGLSHRF, encoded by the coding sequence TTGAGCAACCGGACCTTGGTGCTCCTGGACGGCAAGACCGTGCTCAACGGCTATTTCGATTTCGCGGTCTGGGAGGAGATCCCGGTCACTTTGGAGGAGATAGACCGCATCGAGGTGGTGGAGGGGGCCGTGTCCGCGCTGTACGGGGCCAACGCCTTGGGCGGGGTGATCAACATCATTACCAAAAGCCCGCGGCAGATAGAGGGGGGGGCCGTTTCCTACGGGTTCGGGGGGCGCTCCACTCAAATCGGGAGCGCGCTTTACGGAAGGGAGAAGGGAAACTGGGCCTATAAATTCGGGGCGGGCTGGCGGAGCACGAACCGCTTCGAGGATGCCGGGGCTTTGGCCTCCCAGACGGGGAAATTCCACGCCTGGGTCGGGCGCAGGCTCCTCGAGGACGGGGAATGGAGCGCGTCCGGGGGGATTTCCGAGATCAAGACCCAGGTCACCACGGGAAACAACGGCACCGCGGTGGGAGCGGGTCCCACGGGATTTGCCAGAACCGACTTGAGGGTCAGGGACTCGCGGGCTCGTTTCTTTTGGAATCGCAGCCGCCTCGAGGCGCGGGATTTCGCCGCTCTCCAGAGCCCCAACATGGACTATGACACCTATGATTTGACCCTCGACCGGGTCTTCGATCTGCCCTTCGCCCACTCCCTGGTGGCGGGGGGCGGCTATCGCAAGAACACTCTGCGGTCCAGGATTTTCCAGCCGGGCCTCTTGGAGCAGGATCTTTGGGCCCTATTTCTCGAGGATCAATGGGAGGCCGGCGAGAACTGGACCGCGGTCGCCAGCGCCCGGCTCGACCGGCATCCCCTGGCTCCGCTCAACTTCTCGCCGCGGGGAAGCTTAATCTACAGCCGTTCGTCCCGGCACGTTTTTCGATTCTCGGCGGGAACCTCGTTTCGTAACCCGACTTTGCTCGAGAACTACTTGAATCTCGTGCGCAGCGATCCCAGCACCACGGCCCCGTTCACGACCCAGGAAACGACCTTGTCGGGCAGCCCGAACCTTAATTCCGAGAGGATCGCCTTGTTCGAGCTGTCCCACGCCGGCGCTTTCGAGCGAGTTAAGACCCGGGTCGCGGCCTTCCACTACCGCCTGGCCGACGTCATAGCCACCACCCCGGCCGCGGTCACCTGCGGCTTGGCCTGCTTTCCGACTCTCAAGGTCAATACTTCCTTCGCCAATCAAGGCCAGACCAAAGCTTGGGGCGGGGAAGCCGGGGTCGAGGCGCTTTTGGCGCGCCATTGGAAGGGGCTGGCCAACTATTCCTACCAGAGCCTGACCGACGACCGGACGGCCCTGGCCTTGAGCGCGCCGAGGCATAAGCTCAACTCAGGCTTGGAGTATGGCTCCGGAGGGTTTCTCTTCAATCTCCGGGCCCATTGGGTGGACAAAACCTTCTGGAACCGCAACAGGAGCGGCACCGCCGTGGAATACGCCAAGGTTCCCGATTACCTTCTCTTGAACGCGAACGCCTCGTATTCTTTCCGGGGCTGGGAGGCTTCCGTTGGCGTCTTCAATCTCTTGAACCGGGATCATTACGAGATCCTTCCCAGGCAAAGCGCCCTTCTGCCCGGCCAGGGGGGGGAAATCATCCGCTCGCTCTGGACGGCGGGCCTCTCGCACCGATTTTGA
- a CDS encoding iron-sulfur cluster assembly accessory protein produces MISLTPKAAQKVQALAKSQGKTQPILRVRVGAGGCSGMSYEFEITGQADPDDIVFEGHGAKAVVDPRSDFFIGGSEVDWVETLMKSGFEIRNPHAKTTCSCGTSFNV; encoded by the coding sequence ATGATCTCGCTCACCCCCAAGGCGGCCCAAAAGGTCCAGGCCTTGGCCAAGAGCCAGGGCAAGACCCAACCCATCCTGCGCGTGCGCGTGGGAGCCGGGGGCTGCTCGGGGATGAGTTACGAATTCGAGATCACCGGCCAAGCCGATCCGGACGATATCGTATTCGAGGGCCACGGCGCCAAGGCCGTGGTGGACCCCCGCTCGGACTTCTTCATCGGCGGCTCCGAGGTGGATTGGGTGGAGACCTTGATGAAGTCGGGCTTTGAGATCCGCAACCCCCACGCCAAGACCACCTGCTCCTGCGGGACGTCCTTTAACGTCTAG
- a CDS encoding TonB-dependent receptor plug domain-containing protein, which produces MRTAIFMALLGSGWAARAQESTPFEYLQEEAQVVSASRHSPQPVSRAPATVYVVTAQQIRASGAQTIWDALRAVPGVDVMATRTSQGEVGSAASIKP; this is translated from the coding sequence ATGAGAACAGCAATTTTTATGGCATTGCTGGGATCGGGCTGGGCTGCTCGGGCCCAGGAGTCGACTCCTTTCGAGTATTTACAAGAGGAAGCGCAGGTCGTTTCCGCTTCCCGCCATTCTCCCCAGCCGGTGAGCCGGGCTCCGGCCACGGTTTACGTGGTCACGGCCCAGCAGATCCGGGCTTCGGGTGCGCAGACCATTTGGGACGCCCTCAGGGCCGTGCCCGGGGTGGACGTCATGGCCACCAGGACCTCCCAGGGCGAGGTCGGCTCCGCGGCCTCAATAAAGCCTTGA
- a CDS encoding iron-sulfur cluster assembly accessory protein produces the protein MLTLTPKAVEKIQSFLQSDESSKGKGLRVTLKPSGCAGYEYSMGFDDKKPQDIVLVQPGFEVLLDNNSLPFLEQAVIDYSEDAMSSGFKIKNPQEKGSCGCGKSKKFD, from the coding sequence ATGCTCACTTTAACCCCCAAGGCCGTTGAAAAAATCCAGTCCTTCCTCCAGAGCGACGAAAGCTCGAAAGGCAAGGGTCTGCGCGTGACCCTCAAGCCCTCGGGCTGCGCCGGCTACGAGTACAGCATGGGATTCGACGACAAGAAGCCCCAGGACATCGTGCTGGTTCAGCCGGGCTTCGAGGTTCTGCTAGACAACAACAGCCTCCCCTTCCTCGAGCAGGCCGTCATTGATTACAGCGAGGACGCCATGAGTTCGGGCTTTAAGATCAAGAACCCCCAGGAAAAGGGCTCCTGCGGCTGCGGCAAGTCCAAGAAGTTCGACTGA
- a CDS encoding AAA family ATPase: MKKLISCLISVALITAGFPWTALAEGGVKAVPSPLPAPIFGMAQAPGRRIMPISAGARIVRDKLLGRRGSKDVFSIRFRPDVDAADRLSGREWEVWLAERNLYEVAGGEGWALIGVSEGGRVLRKNVVPAVARAVLEMARQPFVHELEVHPQVYRRIHSSVERALMGETTGTNSSAEKESAAAREVFGRSWGASFRYLGITALGAVPGASLWKADANNSSSRGAILPSAWNQSEETVDTVLAEPRGQQFKMMKFSPDSLRLITVNEWGTVHIWDTGTGRLLKSIRSLEYIPSPGNQLAHETPRQFFLDGQTITIRPWGYYFRKGNRIPTALVVNWGGNDISVNGDKLQTESPDGRFKAYTAGLLASPELVLRGPRPAVIGPAAKNALEAAVSEELSAPAQRLEPGREGGAWAHFGSMWGLLSRAAPFLWLFGLGLMGLLEHFFAPGSGLVLGAAMIPPPLGRKLFWDARQDDTIEVLEDLEQLGFEDGALPEVAKAIGAFYAEIRKDENKPRGKDGRKEAFNQRDISRAWAAAFALQYRQLRVVAPNRRLAAFAAFYRALEFAYGAGLEYDPADNDPNNGDRKAFEKVLADPKNGVLRALARGLKLKVPAAAKGRPAPGLESFIDGVIQAQDARLSLQVLSERADKVPLPETLMPGQAPPLLEPSGAALRSFEDMKAQFVTEVDRGGQRVRIESAWSVLRHITTAVRLNLPALAVGPTGTGKSAAIKWLAAVMGVPHLAVAMKPSSGKDELMGSINITPKGLAWQWGYLVKAIANGDWVTLEEVNLAPTEVLEFLNEFLNSGFVRLTQYLDPETLEHVLPRELYESLKENGFILKPHPRFRLFMTMNPASYAARNKLAQTLTNRSVQLWVPDYSPVEIRYMLEARFGIEPGLALTLVESIYEPLKNMVRSGRLGKGWKDRYEFNLRTLLRVTGLYKENLELYAQAHPEKPMDERTERLLMARALWEGIGVTMRGDVDRKVLWTLFNVALGLKKKYGITQEEVLPRVRAIRLDRKRREIVFDDALLPLRLPLRPGGAFVPPEDFDLPPTQQTLNHIYWYARRMLRGQNRLSVGETSAGKTTMVQYIHRIRHAALFYTNLSSDSADSDIGGGYEPDPGSPGEFRFAHGLLKRAGEEYGGEGSTLAIDEFNFNALVEYFNTAMDDGYIVTPVGKVKLGPQTSIDALMNPPSSQGRSMLSPALRGRFWEIWIEEPDQKEATLRAGYVLRKFMKILGVAALFVGGALLLGPTGALASTPVAAVAQGTAPVFGIAASLALAAVLNWRKDFWSRIGVHSRLRARFLGPRDANIIDIYVDWADVGRLVKACASLGLELEVPERRECGHCVAKGSGSAEALAAGVLKLAGRDFIERIEVHQAVYNRVSAMMAGERSVVVSKELENRGAMPDPQSSGTAREAFGNAWGFMAGLGLRTGVDRRVFHSLELSDPLTIQVGDEGSLLALHPSRDLAATVGEVPDDSSSRDNHVSLWDSRTGARIKTLDIAEKKSINDIHSLGFSPDGGILAVAVRSGWRWIVRLWNTRTWKPLRRFIGIRAFAFSPDSKALFLVGNKQMRLVESGSWRTIWSGRARASTFEWADRRRPAFSPDGKRIALKLKDEVIHLLDSATGRWIASPAPPGKENLFRQQNLSGFQYSPDGRTAAAILYGNWLLVGDAQTGRKRKSFLPPFRRSFDSLAWHPDGRLLVAVPSKDAGPLIFRVGTWQVEEKLPVQNGPSAAAFSGDGRRLAIKAGGELTIWRMQNEADRAAMVEGELIHGAERTVSGGGLGTARDVFASAWSAAVGGLWRITIGMAESASSAVSGATVEDLLRESRVPRGKWAEVKRKLAEVWDILSALGVAFGGQRALQFRIGQWWETNLDEGIIFIPLKEILKHLDNLKVLIGAILHEAGHVFYTRLHKLAEYMPFLQATGAPEAVHTLFNVLDDMYLEHAESQRLPGAPEYLESLHAAYRPDLFRGDLGLAKELKGKPMGNSQEDQVKALFPHEEYLDALRSFWMTRQFPAQYVNPEVARAVQATAGSVESILDLLPEAPTPSEAELLELSRRRFDLIREKIAPRYLELIELSRRRLEEESLGNPDQIIGQRAERIAEKLAPSHGHEGHGPREGAAAKPRGQRSAPLGKPESSRRSGRPAGARPIGKRAVRDIINRHEDVMALVRPGNFYEQSLSRIFHLIDGFVGRIDNLFAKNSKPGWEGFFSKSPGRVNIRRFMAGRARGWRNKGDFKFWERRRLPTKRDYKARILIDLSGSMGGSKLERTLDLVAWMMESYERLGIDYSIMGFADDVYLFKDFAGSPEQVQPLSSDEKESIFAKVRAAGKGGTNDVGGVLAALQGDEEKGFSSLEDQDVEFRSLVVVTDGEGNGKNSDQMGAALAQAAEKRVSVIGIGIGEGMSYVKERYPGAHVLEPDMEHMTDAVSGAFERELERSFEVGVPVR, from the coding sequence GTGAAGAAGCTCATCTCCTGCCTCATTTCAGTCGCCCTCATCACCGCCGGCTTTCCGTGGACGGCTTTGGCCGAAGGCGGGGTCAAGGCGGTCCCCTCGCCGCTTCCGGCGCCGATATTCGGCATGGCTCAAGCCCCCGGCCGGAGGATTATGCCGATTAGTGCGGGCGCGCGCATAGTCCGGGACAAATTGCTGGGCCGGCGGGGCTCAAAAGACGTGTTCTCGATACGGTTCCGTCCGGACGTCGATGCGGCCGACCGCCTCAGCGGCCGGGAATGGGAGGTCTGGCTCGCGGAACGAAACCTTTACGAGGTTGCCGGCGGCGAGGGATGGGCCTTGATCGGGGTATCGGAGGGGGGGCGAGTTCTGCGCAAGAACGTCGTCCCGGCCGTGGCGCGCGCGGTTCTGGAGATGGCGAGGCAGCCCTTCGTCCACGAATTGGAAGTCCACCCTCAGGTGTACCGGCGCATCCATTCCTCGGTGGAGCGGGCGCTCATGGGGGAAACGACCGGGACGAATTCCAGCGCCGAGAAAGAGAGCGCCGCCGCGAGAGAGGTTTTCGGACGGAGTTGGGGGGCTTCTTTCCGTTATTTGGGTATCACGGCTCTTGGAGCCGTGCCGGGCGCTTCGCTGTGGAAAGCCGACGCCAATAATTCCTCGAGCCGGGGCGCGATCCTTCCATCTGCTTGGAACCAGTCCGAGGAAACGGTCGATACCGTCCTTGCCGAGCCCCGCGGCCAGCAGTTCAAGATGATGAAATTCAGTCCGGATAGCCTCCGCTTGATCACGGTCAACGAGTGGGGTACTGTTCACATATGGGACACCGGAACCGGGCGCCTTCTAAAGAGCATCCGCTCTCTCGAGTACATCCCATCCCCCGGCAATCAACTTGCGCACGAAACGCCGCGCCAATTTTTCCTGGATGGACAGACCATCACGATCAGGCCTTGGGGTTACTATTTTCGTAAGGGAAACCGCATTCCCACGGCCTTGGTCGTCAATTGGGGAGGGAATGATATTTCAGTTAATGGGGACAAGCTTCAAACCGAGAGTCCGGACGGCCGTTTCAAGGCCTATACCGCCGGGCTCTTGGCGAGCCCCGAGCTTGTTCTGCGCGGCCCGCGGCCGGCTGTGATCGGTCCAGCCGCTAAAAATGCTCTTGAGGCGGCGGTCTCCGAAGAACTTTCCGCTCCCGCGCAGAGGCTCGAGCCGGGGAGGGAAGGCGGAGCGTGGGCGCATTTCGGGTCCATGTGGGGGCTTTTGAGCCGGGCTGCGCCGTTTCTGTGGCTTTTCGGCTTGGGTCTTATGGGCCTCTTGGAGCATTTCTTCGCGCCCGGAAGCGGCCTGGTCCTGGGCGCGGCCATGATCCCGCCGCCCCTTGGCCGAAAGCTGTTTTGGGACGCTCGTCAGGACGATACAATCGAGGTTTTGGAGGACTTAGAGCAGCTCGGCTTCGAGGATGGGGCCTTGCCCGAAGTGGCCAAGGCCATCGGGGCATTCTACGCCGAGATCCGCAAGGACGAGAACAAGCCCCGCGGCAAGGACGGCCGCAAGGAGGCGTTCAACCAGAGGGATATTTCCAGGGCTTGGGCTGCGGCCTTCGCCCTGCAGTACCGCCAGCTCCGGGTCGTGGCGCCGAACCGCCGCTTGGCCGCTTTCGCGGCGTTTTACCGGGCCTTGGAATTCGCCTACGGGGCGGGCTTGGAATACGATCCCGCCGATAATGACCCGAACAACGGGGACCGCAAGGCCTTCGAGAAGGTTTTAGCCGATCCCAAAAACGGGGTTCTCCGCGCGCTGGCCCGGGGCCTCAAACTGAAAGTTCCCGCTGCGGCGAAAGGCCGGCCGGCCCCGGGCCTCGAGTCGTTCATAGACGGCGTTATTCAAGCCCAGGATGCGCGGCTTTCTCTTCAGGTGCTGTCGGAAAGGGCCGACAAGGTCCCTCTGCCGGAGACGCTCATGCCGGGCCAGGCCCCTCCCCTCTTGGAGCCGAGCGGGGCCGCGCTCCGGAGCTTCGAGGATATGAAGGCGCAATTCGTGACTGAAGTGGATCGCGGCGGGCAGAGAGTCCGAATCGAGAGCGCTTGGAGTGTTTTACGCCATATTACGACGGCCGTGAGGCTCAACCTGCCCGCGCTTGCGGTGGGGCCTACCGGAACCGGAAAAAGCGCCGCGATCAAATGGCTGGCCGCGGTCATGGGCGTGCCTCATTTGGCCGTAGCCATGAAACCCTCGAGCGGCAAGGACGAGCTTATGGGCTCGATCAACATCACCCCCAAGGGCCTGGCCTGGCAGTGGGGCTACCTCGTCAAGGCCATCGCCAACGGGGACTGGGTCACCTTGGAGGAGGTCAATCTCGCTCCTACCGAGGTTCTTGAGTTTCTCAACGAGTTCTTGAACTCCGGCTTCGTGCGCCTGACCCAATACCTCGACCCCGAGACTCTGGAGCATGTCCTGCCTCGCGAGCTTTATGAATCGTTGAAAGAAAACGGATTCATCCTCAAGCCGCATCCCCGGTTCAGGCTGTTTATGACCATGAACCCGGCCTCCTACGCGGCGCGCAACAAGCTGGCCCAGACCTTGACCAATCGCTCCGTCCAGCTGTGGGTGCCGGATTATTCGCCCGTGGAAATCCGGTATATGCTGGAGGCCCGCTTCGGCATCGAACCCGGGCTGGCCCTGACGTTGGTCGAGTCGATCTATGAGCCGCTTAAGAATATGGTCCGGAGCGGCAGGCTGGGCAAGGGCTGGAAGGACAGGTATGAATTCAACCTCAGGACCTTGCTGAGGGTGACCGGCTTGTATAAGGAAAATCTGGAGCTTTACGCGCAGGCGCACCCCGAGAAACCCATGGACGAGCGCACGGAGCGCCTGCTTATGGCCCGGGCCCTGTGGGAAGGTATTGGAGTGACGATGCGCGGGGACGTGGACCGCAAGGTGCTGTGGACGCTTTTCAATGTGGCTTTGGGGCTCAAGAAGAAGTATGGCATCACGCAAGAGGAGGTTCTGCCTCGGGTACGGGCTATACGGCTCGATCGAAAGAGGCGCGAGATCGTCTTCGACGACGCCCTTCTGCCCTTGCGCCTGCCCCTGCGGCCGGGAGGGGCCTTCGTGCCTCCTGAGGACTTCGACTTGCCGCCTACCCAGCAGACCCTTAACCACATCTATTGGTACGCGCGCCGGATGCTCCGCGGCCAGAACAGGCTCTCGGTGGGCGAGACCTCGGCCGGAAAGACCACCATGGTCCAATATATCCACCGCATCCGGCACGCCGCCCTCTTCTACACCAACCTGTCTTCGGACAGCGCGGACTCCGATATCGGGGGCGGCTATGAGCCAGACCCCGGGAGTCCCGGCGAGTTTCGCTTCGCCCATGGGCTTCTCAAGCGCGCGGGGGAGGAATACGGCGGCGAGGGATCCACCTTGGCCATAGACGAGTTCAACTTCAACGCCTTGGTCGAATACTTCAACACGGCCATGGACGACGGCTATATCGTTACCCCCGTCGGGAAGGTGAAGCTCGGGCCTCAGACCTCTATTGACGCGCTCATGAACCCCCCTAGCTCCCAGGGGCGCAGTATGCTGAGCCCGGCCCTGCGCGGCCGCTTTTGGGAGATATGGATAGAGGAGCCGGATCAGAAAGAGGCCACCTTGCGGGCCGGCTACGTTCTCCGGAAGTTCATGAAAATCCTGGGCGTCGCCGCGTTGTTTGTGGGAGGCGCTCTCCTGCTCGGCCCCACCGGGGCTTTGGCCTCGACTCCAGTCGCAGCCGTAGCGCAAGGGACGGCGCCGGTTTTCGGGATCGCGGCTTCCCTGGCCTTGGCGGCCGTTTTAAATTGGAGAAAAGACTTCTGGAGCCGCATTGGCGTTCATAGCCGGCTCCGGGCAAGGTTTTTGGGGCCGCGAGACGCCAACATCATCGATATTTATGTCGACTGGGCTGACGTTGGCCGGCTGGTCAAGGCCTGCGCTTCGCTGGGACTGGAGCTCGAAGTTCCCGAGCGCAGAGAGTGTGGCCACTGCGTCGCCAAGGGCTCGGGATCGGCCGAGGCTCTGGCCGCGGGAGTCCTGAAATTGGCCGGGAGGGACTTCATTGAAAGAATCGAGGTCCATCAGGCCGTTTACAACCGGGTCTCCGCCATGATGGCCGGGGAAAGGTCCGTGGTCGTTTCCAAGGAATTGGAGAATCGAGGGGCAATGCCCGATCCTCAATCGTCCGGCACGGCCCGCGAGGCGTTCGGCAACGCATGGGGTTTCATGGCCGGGCTTGGACTCAGGACAGGCGTTGATCGGAGAGTGTTTCATAGCCTAGAGTTGTCCGATCCTTTGACGATCCAGGTCGGCGACGAGGGATCCCTGCTGGCTCTGCACCCGAGCCGAGACCTCGCGGCTACCGTTGGGGAAGTGCCCGACGATTCGTCCAGCAGGGACAACCATGTTTCCCTATGGGACAGCCGGACGGGCGCCAGAATTAAGACGCTGGACATCGCGGAAAAGAAGTCCATCAATGATATCCATTCCCTCGGTTTTAGCCCGGACGGCGGCATTCTAGCCGTGGCCGTCCGCAGCGGATGGCGATGGATCGTCAGGCTTTGGAATACCCGGACTTGGAAGCCCTTGCGCCGGTTCATTGGCATCCGGGCGTTTGCCTTCAGCCCCGATTCCAAGGCGCTTTTTCTTGTTGGGAATAAGCAAATGCGCTTGGTCGAGAGCGGGTCTTGGAGAACCATATGGTCCGGGCGGGCTCGGGCCAGCACCTTCGAGTGGGCCGACAGGCGCCGACCCGCCTTTAGTCCGGACGGGAAGCGTATCGCCTTGAAGCTTAAAGACGAGGTGATTCATCTCCTGGATTCGGCCACGGGCCGATGGATCGCGTCGCCGGCGCCGCCGGGCAAGGAGAATTTGTTCCGGCAGCAAAATCTCTCGGGCTTCCAGTATTCTCCCGATGGAAGGACGGCGGCGGCTATCCTATACGGAAACTGGCTTCTGGTGGGCGATGCCCAGACCGGGCGGAAGCGGAAAAGCTTTCTGCCTCCCTTCAGGAGATCTTTCGATTCCCTGGCCTGGCATCCCGACGGGCGTCTCTTGGTCGCGGTCCCCTCGAAAGACGCAGGCCCGCTGATATTTCGGGTTGGAACCTGGCAGGTCGAAGAAAAGCTGCCCGTACAAAACGGCCCTAGTGCTGCCGCTTTCAGCGGCGATGGAAGGAGGCTGGCTATTAAGGCGGGTGGGGAGCTCACGATTTGGCGGATGCAGAACGAAGCGGACCGGGCCGCCATGGTGGAGGGGGAGTTGATCCATGGGGCCGAGAGGACTGTTTCGGGAGGGGGTCTAGGCACGGCCCGGGACGTGTTCGCAAGCGCCTGGAGCGCTGCCGTTGGCGGCTTATGGCGCATCACCATCGGCATGGCCGAGAGCGCGAGCTCCGCGGTGTCCGGCGCAACCGTGGAGGACCTTCTCAGGGAGAGCCGGGTGCCGCGCGGGAAATGGGCCGAGGTCAAGCGCAAGCTCGCCGAAGTTTGGGATATCTTGTCCGCCTTGGGCGTGGCCTTCGGCGGGCAGCGCGCGCTTCAATTCCGGATCGGGCAGTGGTGGGAAACCAATCTGGACGAGGGAATCATTTTTATTCCCTTAAAGGAGATTCTCAAGCATCTCGATAATCTCAAGGTCCTGATCGGCGCCATCCTGCACGAGGCCGGTCATGTTTTCTACACGCGCCTGCACAAGCTGGCCGAGTACATGCCTTTTTTGCAAGCGACCGGAGCGCCGGAGGCCGTGCACACCCTTTTCAACGTCTTGGATGACATGTACTTGGAGCACGCCGAGTCCCAACGTCTGCCCGGGGCCCCCGAGTATTTGGAGTCCCTGCACGCGGCTTATCGTCCGGATTTGTTCCGCGGGGATCTGGGGCTTGCCAAGGAGCTTAAGGGCAAGCCCATGGGAAATAGCCAAGAGGACCAGGTCAAGGCTCTCTTCCCGCACGAGGAATATCTGGACGCTCTGCGCTCTTTCTGGATGACGCGGCAATTCCCCGCGCAGTATGTCAACCCCGAGGTCGCGCGGGCGGTGCAAGCCACGGCCGGTTCCGTTGAGTCCATCCTGGACCTGCTTCCCGAAGCGCCGACGCCGAGCGAGGCCGAGCTCTTGGAGTTGTCGCGCAGGCGCTTTGACCTCATTAGGGAAAAGATCGCGCCGCGGTATTTGGAGCTCATCGAGCTCAGCCGCCGGCGACTCGAGGAGGAAAGCTTGGGAAATCCCGATCAAATCATTGGTCAGCGCGCCGAAAGGATCGCGGAGAAGCTCGCGCCCAGCCATGGCCACGAAGGGCACGGGCCCCGGGAAGGGGCCGCCGCCAAGCCTCGGGGACAGCGTTCCGCGCCTTTGGGAAAACCCGAGTCTTCGCGCCGGTCGGGACGCCCGGCCGGCGCAAGGCCCATAGGAAAAAGGGCCGTGCGAGATATAATCAATCGCCACGAGGATGTCATGGCGCTCGTTCGGCCGGGCAATTTCTACGAGCAGTCCTTGTCCAGGATATTCCACCTCATCGACGGCTTCGTGGGCCGCATCGACAACCTCTTCGCCAAGAACAGCAAGCCCGGGTGGGAGGGTTTTTTCTCAAAATCGCCGGGCCGGGTCAATATCAGGCGCTTCATGGCGGGCAGGGCGAGGGGTTGGCGCAATAAGGGCGATTTCAAGTTCTGGGAGCGCCGGAGGCTTCCGACGAAGCGCGACTACAAAGCCCGGATACTGATCGACCTCTCCGGCTCCATGGGCGGCTCCAAGCTCGAGCGCACCCTCGACCTCGTGGCCTGGATGATGGAGTCCTACGAAAGGCTCGGGATTGATTACAGCATCATGGGTTTCGCGGACGACGTCTACCTCTTCAAGGACTTCGCCGGAAGCCCAGAGCAGGTTCAGCCTCTTAGCTCCGATGAAAAAGAGAGTATCTTCGCCAAGGTCCGCGCCGCCGGCAAAGGCGGCACCAACGATGTGGGGGGGGTGCTGGCGGCCCTCCAGGGCGACGAGGAGAAGGGTTTCTCGAGCCTCGAGGACCAGGACGTGGAGTTCCGGTCCTTGGTCGTCGTGACCGATGGCGAGGGCAACGGCAAGAATTCCGACCAAATGGGCGCGGCCTTGGCTCAGGCCGCTGAGAAGCGGGTCAGCGTCATCGGGATCGGGATCGGTGAGGGCATGTCTTACGTCAAGGAGCGCTACCCGGGCGCGCATGTTTTGGAGCCGGATATGGAACACATGACCGACGCGGTTTCGGGGGCCTTCGAGCGGGAACTCGAGAGGAGCTTCGAGGTTGGGGTGCCGGTGCGTTAG